From Pseudarthrobacter equi, a single genomic window includes:
- the prpB gene encoding methylisocitrate lyase, with the protein MLYSKTTPEQKRAALRGMLASGTIQQFPGAFNPLSARLIEEKGFAGVYISGAVLANDLGLPDIGLTTLTEVATRAGQIARMTDLPAIVDADTGFGEPMNVARSIQELENAGLAGCHIEDQFNPKRCGHLDGKNVVDLDTAAKRIRAAADARRDPNFLIMARTDIRAVEGLAAAQDRARALVEAGADAIFPEAMKDLSEFQAIRDAVDVPILANMTEFGKSDLFTVEQLQSVGVNMVIYPVTLLRIAMGAAERTLETIKATGSQEAQVENMLTRARLYDLVDYEAYNRFDTGVFNFQIPGVR; encoded by the coding sequence ATGCTGTATTCGAAGACCACCCCGGAACAGAAGCGGGCCGCACTGCGTGGGATGCTCGCCTCCGGCACCATCCAGCAGTTCCCGGGAGCGTTTAACCCACTGTCCGCACGGCTGATTGAGGAAAAGGGCTTCGCGGGCGTCTACATCTCCGGCGCCGTCCTGGCCAACGACCTTGGCCTGCCGGACATCGGGCTGACCACCCTGACAGAAGTGGCAACCCGCGCGGGGCAGATCGCCCGCATGACCGACCTGCCCGCCATTGTGGACGCTGACACAGGCTTCGGCGAACCCATGAACGTTGCGCGCAGCATCCAGGAACTCGAAAACGCCGGCCTGGCAGGCTGCCACATCGAAGACCAGTTCAATCCCAAAAGGTGCGGCCACCTGGATGGCAAGAACGTGGTGGACCTGGACACCGCCGCCAAACGCATCCGGGCCGCCGCCGATGCCCGGCGCGACCCCAATTTCCTTATCATGGCCCGCACCGATATCCGTGCGGTGGAAGGGCTCGCAGCTGCCCAGGACCGCGCCCGCGCCCTGGTGGAGGCCGGTGCCGACGCGATCTTCCCGGAGGCCATGAAGGACCTGTCCGAGTTCCAGGCCATCCGGGACGCCGTGGATGTGCCGATCCTCGCCAACATGACCGAGTTCGGAAAGAGCGACCTGTTTACGGTGGAGCAGTTGCAGTCGGTGGGCGTGAACATGGTGATCTACCCGGTCACCCTGCTGCGCATTGCCATGGGAGCTGCAGAGCGTACGCTGGAAACGATCAAGGCAACAGGATCACAGGAAGCACAGGTGGAGAACATGCTCACCCGTGCGCGCCTCTATGACCTCGTGGACTACGAGGCGTACAACCGCTTCGATACCGGCGTTTTCAACTTCCAGATTCCCGGCGTCCGGTAG
- a CDS encoding AMP-binding protein, which produces MLDSYRETYEKSLAEPAAFWLGAAARVGWSTPPRQALDASRAPLYGWFPDGILNTSYNALDRHVEAGRGSQDALIYDSAMLGTQRRFTYAELTGLVADFAGVLRDRGVGKGDRVVIYMPMIPEAVIAMLASARLGAVHSVVFGGFAPKELAARIRDAQPVLVVTASGGLEPARRIEYLPAVAEALALAGVPGLPVITKAREGFAASAADYGWLDWDAEVAGATPAGPVDVAATDPLYILYTSGTTGTPKGVVRDNGGHAVALDWTLRNIYGAGPGDIMWTASDVGWVVGHSYIVYGPLLAGATSVLYEGKPVGTPDAGAFWRVVRDHRVNVLFTAPTALRAIRKADPGATLLRDYDISSLRTLFTAGERLDTDTFHWASRSLGVPVVDHWWQTETGWAICANPRGLEELPIKAGSPSVPMPGFRLAIVDGLGEEVEPDVEGNIVLGLPLPPGTLTTLWGNDERFVSSYLQAFEGCYATGDSGFRDGDGYVFVMGRTDDIINVAGHRLSTGAMEQVIGQHPAVAECAVIGLADPLKGQRPSGYVVLKSGVDVQDDVLAAELVAMVRRDIGAVADFKHVTVVDALPKTRSGKILRKTMRQIADGVDYTVPSTIEDVGVIEQLIGTLRPETPGQGPLQP; this is translated from the coding sequence ATGCTTGACAGCTATCGGGAAACATACGAAAAGAGCCTCGCTGAGCCAGCCGCTTTTTGGCTTGGCGCCGCTGCAAGGGTGGGCTGGTCCACGCCGCCCCGGCAGGCACTGGACGCGAGCCGGGCACCGCTGTACGGCTGGTTCCCGGACGGCATCCTGAACACCTCGTACAACGCGCTGGACCGCCACGTGGAGGCCGGCCGGGGGAGCCAGGACGCCCTGATCTACGATTCGGCAATGCTCGGCACCCAACGCCGCTTCACCTATGCGGAGCTGACCGGGCTCGTGGCGGACTTCGCCGGCGTCCTGCGGGACCGGGGTGTCGGCAAGGGCGACCGCGTGGTGATCTACATGCCGATGATTCCGGAGGCCGTCATCGCCATGCTTGCCTCCGCCCGCCTCGGCGCCGTCCACTCTGTCGTCTTTGGCGGATTCGCGCCCAAGGAACTCGCAGCCCGGATCCGTGACGCACAGCCGGTGCTGGTGGTAACGGCTTCCGGCGGACTGGAGCCGGCGCGCAGGATCGAGTACCTGCCCGCCGTGGCGGAGGCGCTCGCCCTGGCCGGCGTGCCCGGCCTTCCCGTGATCACCAAAGCCAGGGAGGGCTTCGCCGCGTCAGCCGCTGACTATGGGTGGCTGGACTGGGATGCGGAGGTAGCCGGCGCCACGCCTGCTGGGCCCGTTGACGTGGCGGCCACCGATCCCCTGTACATCCTTTACACCTCCGGCACTACCGGGACGCCCAAGGGCGTGGTGCGCGATAACGGCGGGCACGCCGTCGCGCTGGACTGGACGCTCAGGAACATCTACGGCGCCGGGCCGGGCGACATCATGTGGACCGCGTCGGACGTTGGCTGGGTGGTGGGGCACTCCTACATCGTGTACGGACCGCTGCTGGCAGGGGCCACCAGCGTGCTGTACGAGGGAAAACCGGTGGGAACCCCTGATGCCGGAGCCTTCTGGCGGGTGGTCCGGGACCATCGGGTCAACGTCCTGTTCACCGCCCCTACTGCGTTGCGTGCCATCAGGAAGGCAGACCCCGGGGCAACGCTGCTGCGGGACTACGACATTTCCAGCCTGCGGACCCTGTTCACGGCGGGGGAGCGGCTGGATACCGACACCTTCCATTGGGCTTCCCGGTCCCTGGGGGTCCCGGTGGTGGACCACTGGTGGCAAACGGAAACAGGATGGGCCATCTGCGCCAACCCCCGCGGGCTGGAGGAACTGCCCATCAAGGCAGGTTCTCCCAGCGTCCCGATGCCCGGCTTCCGGCTGGCGATCGTTGATGGACTGGGAGAGGAAGTGGAGCCGGACGTTGAAGGAAACATCGTGCTGGGGCTGCCGTTGCCGCCCGGGACGCTGACCACCCTCTGGGGAAACGACGAACGCTTCGTCTCGTCCTACCTGCAGGCCTTCGAGGGCTGTTACGCCACCGGCGACTCCGGCTTCCGGGACGGCGACGGCTACGTCTTCGTCATGGGACGGACGGACGACATCATCAACGTCGCCGGCCACCGCCTCTCCACCGGAGCGATGGAGCAGGTGATCGGCCAGCACCCCGCCGTGGCTGAGTGCGCCGTCATCGGCCTTGCTGATCCGCTCAAGGGCCAGCGCCCCAGCGGGTATGTGGTCCTCAAATCCGGCGTCGACGTTCAGGACGACGTATTGGCCGCCGAACTGGTGGCCATGGTCCGGCGCGACATCGGGGCTGTCGCGGACTTTAAGCACGTCACCGTGGTGGATGCGCTGCCCAAGACGCGGTCAGGGAAGATCCTCCGCAAGACGATGCGGCAGATTGCCGACGGCGTGGACTACACCGTGCCGTCCACCATCGAGGACGTTGGGGTCATCGAGCAGCTCATCGGAACACTGCGGCCGGAAACCCCGGGACAAGGACCACTGCAGCCCTGA
- a CDS encoding cation:dicarboxylate symporter family transporter, with amino-acid sequence MASQRGESLNTAAPRRKGLDKSHYLYIAVIAAVILGAVVGLLFPEVGKSLKPLGDGFIKLIKMMIAPIIFCTIVLGIGSIAKAATVGKVGGLALAYFVVMSTFALAIGLVVGNLIHPGEGLKLTPYDPNKKAATDSTVDFLLGIIPSDVPVLPTLLAAILVGFALQKMGPQGAPILKAIGHGQALVFRILIMIMWLAPVGAFGAIAAVVGATGFQAIVSMFTLMIAFYITCALFIVVILGGILQVVSGVNIFKLMKYLAREYLLIFSTSSSEAALPRLIAKMEHLGVSKPVVGVTVPTGYSFNLDGTAIYLTMASLFVANAMGTPLDLGAQISLLIFMIIASKGAAGVTGAGLATLAAGLQAHKPELLGGVGMIVGIDRFMSEARALTNFTGNAVATILIGTWVKEIDGGQVTRVLSGELPFDEQTMIAGHGELAPKEEGAKAAASA; translated from the coding sequence ATGGCTTCTCAACGGGGAGAGTCCCTGAACACCGCGGCGCCGCGGCGCAAGGGCCTGGACAAATCGCATTACCTCTACATCGCCGTTATTGCCGCCGTTATCCTGGGCGCCGTCGTCGGCCTGCTGTTCCCCGAAGTGGGCAAATCCCTCAAGCCGCTGGGCGACGGGTTCATCAAGCTCATCAAGATGATGATCGCGCCCATCATCTTCTGCACCATCGTCCTGGGCATCGGCTCCATCGCCAAAGCCGCCACCGTCGGCAAGGTGGGCGGCCTGGCGCTTGCGTACTTCGTGGTCATGTCCACCTTCGCCCTGGCCATCGGCCTGGTGGTGGGCAACCTGATCCACCCGGGTGAGGGACTCAAGCTCACGCCGTACGATCCCAACAAGAAGGCCGCCACGGACAGCACCGTGGACTTCCTGCTGGGGATCATTCCCAGTGACGTCCCCGTGCTTCCCACCCTCCTCGCAGCCATCCTCGTTGGCTTCGCGCTGCAGAAGATGGGCCCGCAGGGCGCTCCCATCCTCAAGGCCATCGGCCACGGCCAGGCGCTCGTCTTCCGTATCCTGATCATGATCATGTGGCTGGCTCCCGTCGGCGCCTTTGGTGCCATCGCCGCCGTGGTTGGTGCGACCGGCTTCCAGGCGATCGTGAGCATGTTCACCTTGATGATCGCCTTCTACATCACCTGCGCACTGTTCATCGTGGTAATCCTCGGCGGTATCCTGCAGGTTGTGTCCGGCGTCAACATCTTCAAGCTGATGAAGTACCTGGCTCGCGAATACCTCCTGATCTTCTCCACGTCCTCCTCCGAGGCAGCGCTGCCCCGCCTCATCGCCAAGATGGAACACCTGGGCGTCTCCAAGCCCGTCGTCGGCGTCACGGTACCCACGGGCTACTCCTTCAACCTTGACGGCACGGCCATCTACCTGACCATGGCTTCACTCTTCGTCGCCAATGCCATGGGGACCCCGCTGGATCTCGGCGCCCAGATCTCGCTGCTGATCTTCATGATCATTGCCTCCAAGGGTGCTGCCGGCGTCACCGGCGCCGGCCTGGCAACGCTCGCAGCAGGCCTGCAGGCCCACAAGCCCGAACTGCTAGGCGGCGTGGGCATGATCGTTGGCATCGACCGGTTCATGTCCGAAGCCCGCGCCCTGACCAACTTCACCGGCAACGCCGTGGCCACCATCCTGATCGGCACCTGGGTCAAGGAAATCGACGGCGGACAGGTCACCCGGGTCCTCTCCGGCGAGCTGCCCTTCGACGAGCAGACCATGATCGCCGGGCACGGCGAGCTTGCGCCGAAGGAAGAAGGCGCGAAGGCTGCCGCCAGCGCCTAA
- a CDS encoding MmgE/PrpD family protein, which yields MVKQHHVRVYKSEENLAREEQLAHKIAAVAADPVEVVPEVTEMVINRIIDNASVAIASLNRAPIVAARAQALTHAPSTGGKGAKVFGIGERVSPEWAAWANGVAVRELDYHDTFLAADYSHPGDNIPPILAVAQHTGSSGADLIRGIATGYEIQVNLVKAICLHKHKIDHVAHLGPSAAAGIGTLLGLDVETIFQSVGQALHTTTATRQSRKGEISTWKAHAPAFAGKMAVEAADRAMRGQTSPVPIYEGEDGVIAWMLDGPDASYEVPLPTPGEAKRAILDTYTKEHSAEYQAQAWIDLARKLHREHPETTNPANVASVLIKTSHHTHYVIGSGANDPQKYSPTASRETLDHSIPYIFTVALQDGAWHHVNSYAPERAARPDTVELWHKVTTVEDPEWTRRYHSLDIAEKAFGGSVEITLTDGTVITDQIAVADAHPLGARPFAREQYVNKFRTLAAGLVEQAEIERFLAAVERLPELAAGELDQLNITAAPGVIELGAAPKGLF from the coding sequence ATGGTTAAGCAGCACCACGTCCGCGTCTACAAGAGCGAAGAAAACCTGGCCCGGGAAGAGCAACTGGCCCACAAGATCGCCGCCGTGGCCGCCGATCCCGTGGAGGTGGTGCCGGAGGTGACCGAAATGGTCATCAACCGCATCATCGATAACGCGTCAGTGGCCATCGCGTCGCTGAACCGGGCGCCGATCGTCGCCGCCCGCGCGCAGGCCCTCACCCATGCGCCAAGCACCGGCGGCAAGGGTGCCAAGGTGTTTGGCATCGGCGAGCGCGTCTCGCCCGAGTGGGCTGCGTGGGCCAACGGCGTGGCCGTCCGCGAACTCGATTACCACGACACGTTCCTGGCCGCGGACTACTCCCACCCCGGTGACAACATCCCGCCCATCCTGGCCGTCGCGCAGCACACGGGTTCCAGCGGCGCCGACCTGATCCGCGGCATCGCCACCGGCTACGAGATCCAGGTGAACCTGGTGAAGGCAATCTGCCTCCACAAGCACAAGATCGACCATGTGGCCCACCTCGGCCCCTCGGCGGCGGCCGGCATCGGCACCCTTCTGGGCCTCGACGTCGAAACCATCTTCCAGTCCGTAGGCCAGGCACTGCACACCACCACCGCCACCCGCCAATCCCGCAAGGGCGAGATCTCCACCTGGAAAGCCCATGCACCCGCATTTGCCGGGAAAATGGCAGTCGAGGCGGCAGACCGTGCCATGCGCGGACAGACCTCCCCGGTGCCGATCTACGAAGGCGAAGACGGCGTGATCGCCTGGATGCTGGACGGTCCGGACGCCTCCTACGAGGTACCCCTGCCCACCCCGGGTGAGGCCAAGCGCGCCATCCTGGATACCTACACCAAGGAGCACTCGGCTGAATACCAGGCCCAGGCGTGGATCGACCTCGCCCGCAAGCTCCACCGCGAGCACCCGGAAACCACCAACCCCGCCAATGTGGCCTCGGTGCTGATCAAGACCAGCCACCACACCCACTATGTGATCGGCTCCGGCGCGAACGACCCCCAGAAGTACTCCCCTACCGCGTCCCGGGAAACCCTGGACCACTCCATCCCGTACATCTTCACCGTCGCGCTCCAGGATGGCGCCTGGCACCACGTGAATTCGTACGCCCCCGAGCGCGCTGCACGGCCGGACACCGTGGAACTGTGGCACAAGGTCACCACCGTCGAAGACCCCGAATGGACCCGCCGCTACCACTCCCTGGACATCGCCGAGAAAGCCTTCGGCGGTTCCGTGGAAATCACCCTCACCGACGGCACCGTCATCACGGACCAGATTGCCGTGGCAGACGCCCACCCGCTGGGTGCACGGCCGTTCGCCCGCGAACAGTACGTCAACAAGTTCCGCACCCTCGCGGCCGGGCTCGTGGAGCAGGCCGAGATCGAAAGGTTCCTCGCCGCCGTCGAACGCCTCCCGGAACTCGCCGCCGGCGAGCTGGACCAGCTGAACATCACCGCCGCCCCCGGCGTCATCGAACTGGGCGCGGCACCGAAGGGACTGTTCTGA
- a CDS encoding GntR family transcriptional regulator, with the protein MRASDRAYAALRDDITEWRLLPGTVLGEVEQSERLGVSRTPLREALGRLTAEGLTTAGGRGVVVTDVSLDDIDELFELRETLECRAAALAAERGDAAVFLQLQKELLEAPALIDGSDPGRHEYYGLAGRLDAAIDDAVANAYLIQAMRALRVHLVRVRRLAADDAERLTAAAAEHAAIAEAIASRNPRLAEAATTLHLHRSLTHVKNTHTPHHRENHG; encoded by the coding sequence ATGCGCGCCAGCGACAGGGCCTACGCCGCCCTCCGGGACGACATCACGGAATGGCGGCTGCTTCCCGGCACGGTCCTGGGCGAAGTGGAACAGTCCGAACGCCTCGGCGTCTCGCGCACGCCTCTACGGGAGGCGCTGGGCCGGCTTACCGCGGAAGGGCTGACGACGGCAGGCGGCCGCGGCGTCGTCGTCACCGACGTTTCGCTCGACGACATCGACGAACTGTTCGAACTCCGCGAAACGCTGGAATGCAGGGCTGCCGCGTTGGCGGCAGAACGCGGAGATGCCGCCGTCTTCCTCCAGCTGCAGAAGGAGCTCCTTGAGGCGCCGGCGCTCATTGACGGCAGCGACCCGGGACGGCACGAGTATTACGGCCTGGCCGGGCGCCTCGACGCCGCCATCGATGATGCAGTGGCCAATGCCTACCTCATCCAGGCCATGCGGGCCCTCCGGGTGCATCTGGTCCGGGTCCGCAGGCTCGCTGCCGACGACGCGGAGCGGCTCACCGCAGCAGCGGCTGAACATGCTGCCATCGCGGAAGCCATCGCTTCCCGCAACCCCCGCCTGGCTGAAGCAGCCACCACCCTCCATCTCCACCGCAGCCTGACGCACGTCAAAAATACGCACACACCTCATCACAGGGAGAACCATGGTTAA
- a CDS encoding response regulator: MSNIRVLVVEDEAIASAAHAAYVGRLPGFELAGTAPDGQSALRLLGEFAASGSPVELVLLDMNLPDLHGLDIARRMRAAGLLADIIAITAVRELAVVRSAVAIGVVQYLIKPFTFATFSDKLESYRQFRQQLADGTGAAGKAGASQSEVDQAFASLRAPSELPLPKGLSTSTLDSVKDFLKAQQNAVSATEVMDALGMSRVTARRYLEYLADAGTVQRTARYGTPGRPENEYRWSGR, encoded by the coding sequence GTGAGCAACATTCGCGTCCTCGTCGTTGAGGACGAAGCCATCGCCTCGGCCGCCCACGCGGCCTACGTTGGACGGCTGCCGGGCTTTGAATTGGCGGGCACGGCGCCCGACGGGCAATCGGCGCTGCGGCTGCTGGGCGAGTTCGCGGCATCCGGCAGTCCCGTGGAACTCGTCCTGCTGGATATGAACCTCCCGGACCTGCATGGGCTGGACATTGCCCGCCGCATGCGTGCGGCCGGCCTGCTCGCGGACATCATCGCGATCACCGCCGTCCGGGAGCTCGCCGTCGTGCGCAGCGCCGTAGCCATCGGCGTGGTGCAGTACCTCATCAAGCCGTTCACCTTCGCCACGTTCTCGGACAAGCTTGAGAGTTACCGCCAGTTCCGGCAGCAACTGGCGGACGGCACGGGCGCGGCAGGAAAGGCCGGAGCCTCCCAGAGTGAAGTGGACCAGGCCTTCGCAAGCCTGCGGGCGCCTTCCGAGCTTCCGCTGCCCAAGGGGCTGTCCACCTCCACGCTGGACTCCGTCAAGGACTTCCTCAAGGCACAGCAGAATGCCGTGTCCGCCACAGAGGTCATGGATGCGCTGGGGATGTCCCGCGTCACGGCGCGCCGCTACCTTGAGTACCTGGCCGACGCCGGAACGGTGCAGCGGACGGCCAGGTACGGAACCCCGGGGCGTCCGGAGAACGAGTACCGCTGGAGCGGACGCTGA
- a CDS encoding segregation and condensation protein A — MAESKPGFEVRLANFTGPFDLLLGLIAKHQLDITEVAIATVTDEFIKYIRKLQELGQDWALDEASEFLVIAATLLDLKAARLLPAGEVESDEDIALLEARDLLFARLLQYKAFKQVAGLLGGTLHEEGRRFPRQVALEEHFAAMLPELVWKHTPEQFAALAAAALRPKAPKPTEVGLGHLHGGTVSVKEQAEILGIRLQHESPLTFRALTADADSTLVVVARFLALLELYRDRAVAFDQLSPLADLAIHWTAGERDWSAENLSEEYEEQP; from the coding sequence GTGGCCGAATCCAAACCCGGCTTTGAGGTGCGGCTGGCCAACTTCACCGGCCCGTTCGACCTCCTTCTCGGACTCATCGCCAAGCACCAGCTCGACATCACCGAAGTTGCCATTGCGACAGTCACCGATGAGTTCATCAAGTACATCCGCAAGCTGCAGGAACTTGGCCAGGACTGGGCGCTGGACGAGGCCAGTGAGTTCCTGGTCATCGCAGCCACACTGCTGGACCTGAAGGCGGCCCGGCTGCTGCCCGCCGGCGAGGTGGAGAGCGACGAAGACATCGCCCTCCTGGAGGCCAGGGACCTCCTTTTTGCCCGCCTGCTGCAGTACAAGGCCTTCAAGCAGGTGGCAGGGCTCCTGGGCGGCACCCTGCACGAGGAAGGCCGGCGGTTTCCCCGCCAGGTGGCCCTCGAGGAGCATTTCGCAGCGATGCTTCCCGAGCTTGTGTGGAAGCACACCCCGGAGCAGTTCGCCGCCCTCGCCGCAGCCGCCCTTCGGCCCAAGGCGCCGAAGCCAACCGAGGTTGGCCTGGGGCACCTGCATGGCGGCACTGTCAGCGTCAAGGAACAGGCGGAGATCCTGGGTATCCGACTGCAGCATGAATCACCCCTGACCTTCAGGGCACTGACCGCAGACGCCGACTCGACGCTGGTGGTGGTGGCACGGTTCCTGGCCCTCCTGGAGCTGTACCGGGACAGGGCCGTGGCCTTCGACCAGCTGTCACCGCTCGCGGACCTGGCTATCCACTGGACGGCAGGGGAGCGCGACTGGTCGGCGGAAAACCTGAGCGAAGAATATGAGGAACAACCGTGA
- a CDS encoding sensor histidine kinase, whose amino-acid sequence MIHRWSIARRLFVANLLIVVSFIAVVGTAAYVDARDRTYSEAGLRMTGIATSIASNPLVLQAAGTRDPSSILQPYALDVMEEAHVDFITIMAPDRTRWTHPRNEELGKPYIGSIDAALRGETFTEVTSGTLGPSVRTIVPVKDDAGTVRALVAAGVTVGTVDVAFAARLPALAAIGLALLVGGSLASWLLGRYLRRVTRGWGPEQLSQLFAYYESVLHSVREGLILIDTRGRVVMYNDQAAELLGLAQTGSSDPTRPPSLSDLPLDEGLRNLFESGRPANDEIVLTGSRVLVVNQGPAKGPEPFGPRGRTPVYGTVATLRDRTEIEALGNELETMRTLSDALRAQTHEHANRLHTMVSLLELGRTQEALDFATKDLELSQQLTDDMVSSVDEPVLGALVMGKAAEAHERGVHLEVTALGSGTSAGIAVQDLVTVLGNLLDNAIDAAADAPPPRRVELTVESDVEGLDIAVHDSGAGIDPASAENMFRHGFSTKPAGPGGRGIGLALVRQAVQRLGGSLVINGRRGAKFEVFLPAAVAPEAAVPENSPGARNRDTGTAAGTDAAGKGA is encoded by the coding sequence ATGATCCACCGCTGGAGTATCGCCCGCCGGCTCTTTGTGGCGAACCTGTTGATTGTGGTGTCCTTCATCGCCGTGGTGGGAACGGCGGCCTACGTGGACGCCCGGGACCGGACGTACAGCGAAGCGGGCCTGCGGATGACCGGCATCGCCACTTCGATCGCGTCCAACCCGCTGGTGCTGCAGGCCGCCGGGACCCGGGACCCGTCGTCGATCCTGCAGCCCTATGCCCTCGACGTCATGGAGGAAGCCCACGTCGATTTCATCACCATCATGGCCCCGGACCGGACCCGCTGGACCCACCCGCGGAACGAGGAGCTGGGCAAGCCCTACATCGGGTCCATCGATGCGGCGCTGCGGGGTGAGACCTTCACCGAGGTCACCTCCGGCACCCTGGGCCCCTCCGTGCGCACCATAGTTCCGGTGAAGGACGACGCCGGCACGGTCCGCGCCCTTGTGGCCGCCGGGGTGACGGTGGGCACCGTCGACGTCGCCTTCGCGGCGCGCCTTCCGGCCCTGGCCGCCATCGGCCTCGCGTTGCTGGTGGGTGGCTCGCTGGCCTCGTGGCTTCTGGGCCGGTACCTCCGGCGGGTCACCCGCGGGTGGGGGCCCGAGCAGCTCTCCCAGCTGTTCGCCTACTACGAATCCGTACTTCACTCTGTCCGCGAGGGCCTGATCCTGATCGACACCCGGGGACGGGTGGTGATGTACAACGACCAGGCTGCAGAGCTGCTCGGCCTTGCCCAGACCGGCAGCAGCGACCCCACCCGGCCGCCGTCGCTGTCAGACCTTCCACTCGACGAGGGACTCCGCAACCTTTTCGAGTCCGGGCGCCCTGCCAATGACGAGATTGTCCTTACCGGATCACGGGTCCTGGTAGTCAACCAGGGCCCGGCCAAGGGGCCGGAACCCTTCGGACCCCGGGGCAGGACACCCGTGTACGGTACGGTGGCCACCCTCCGCGACCGGACGGAGATCGAGGCGCTGGGCAATGAGCTGGAAACCATGCGCACCCTTTCCGATGCCCTGCGGGCACAAACCCATGAGCATGCCAACAGGCTGCACACCATGGTGTCTCTGCTGGAATTGGGACGGACCCAGGAAGCACTGGATTTCGCCACGAAGGACCTGGAGTTGAGCCAGCAACTGACCGACGACATGGTCAGTTCGGTGGACGAACCGGTCCTTGGCGCCTTGGTGATGGGCAAGGCGGCCGAAGCGCACGAACGCGGGGTGCACCTGGAAGTCACCGCCCTCGGATCCGGCACGTCGGCAGGGATCGCGGTGCAGGACCTGGTCACGGTCCTCGGCAACCTGCTGGACAACGCCATCGACGCCGCGGCCGACGCTCCCCCGCCGCGCCGGGTGGAGCTGACGGTAGAGTCGGACGTTGAGGGGCTGGATATCGCCGTCCACGACTCGGGGGCCGGCATCGATCCGGCGTCTGCAGAGAACATGTTCCGGCATGGTTTCAGCACCAAACCCGCCGGCCCGGGCGGGCGCGGCATAGGCCTGGCTTTGGTCCGCCAGGCTGTGCAGCGCCTGGGCGGCTCGCTGGTCATCAACGGGCGCCGGGGTGCCAAATTCGAGGTGTTCCTGCCGGCGGCGGTGGCGCCGGAGGCGGCCGTGCCGGAGAATTCACCCGGTGCGCGGAACAGGGATACCGGAACTGCTGCCGGGACAGACGCTGCCGGAAAGGGAGCATAA
- a CDS encoding ParA family protein: protein MSSEQGAATLEGTEFDLDNAVMGPTGRPLREFPEPAPLPSHGPARVIAMVNQKGGVGKTTSTINLAAALAEYGRRVLLVDFDPQGALSAGLGVNPHELDLTVYNVLMDRKVDIREAIHHTGVENVDLLPANIDLSAAEVQLVNEVAREQVLDRALKKVEDDYDVVLIDCQPSLGLLTVNALTAAHGVIIPLICEFFALRAVALLVETIDKVQDRLNPRLQVDGVLATMYDARTLHSREVITRLVEAFGDKVFETVIKRSIKFADATVAAEPITSYAGTHVGADAYRRLAKELISRGGAP from the coding sequence GTGAGCAGCGAACAGGGTGCGGCAACTCTGGAAGGCACGGAATTCGACCTCGACAACGCGGTGATGGGCCCTACGGGTCGCCCATTGCGTGAGTTCCCCGAACCCGCGCCGCTGCCCTCCCATGGGCCCGCGCGCGTCATCGCCATGGTCAACCAAAAAGGCGGAGTGGGGAAGACCACGTCCACGATCAACCTCGCGGCAGCCCTCGCCGAATACGGGCGGCGCGTCCTGCTGGTGGACTTCGACCCCCAGGGTGCGCTGTCGGCCGGCCTGGGCGTCAACCCCCACGAACTGGACCTCACGGTCTACAACGTCCTGATGGACCGCAAGGTGGACATCCGCGAAGCCATCCACCACACCGGCGTGGAGAACGTCGACCTGCTGCCTGCCAACATCGACCTCTCCGCTGCCGAAGTGCAGCTGGTCAACGAGGTAGCCCGCGAACAGGTCCTGGACCGTGCGCTGAAGAAGGTCGAAGACGATTACGACGTCGTCCTCATCGACTGCCAGCCGTCCCTCGGCCTGCTGACCGTCAACGCCCTCACCGCCGCCCACGGCGTCATCATCCCGCTGATCTGCGAATTCTTCGCCCTGCGCGCGGTAGCACTGCTGGTTGAAACCATCGACAAGGTCCAGGACCGGCTCAACCCGCGCCTTCAGGTTGATGGCGTGCTGGCCACCATGTATGACGCCCGCACCCTGCACAGCCGGGAAGTCATCACCCGCCTGGTGGAAGCTTTCGGGGACAAGGTTTTCGAAACGGTCATCAAGCGCTCCATCAAGTTCGCGGACGCCACGGTGGCCGCAGAGCCCATCACCAGCTATGCCGGCACCCACGTGGGAGCGGACGCCTACCGCCGCCTCGCCAAGGAGCTCATTTCGCGCGGCGGCGCACCCTAG